The Limisphaera ngatamarikiensis genome window below encodes:
- a CDS encoding aspartate kinase, translating to MALIVQKYGGTSVANTERIKNVARRVAEYHRRGDQLVVVVSAMSGVTDGLIKLAKEITPLPNERELDVLLATGEQQTIALTAMALHALGVPAVSLTGAQAGIVTDGVHTKARIRNITPKAVRELLQSGAVVIVAGFQGETPEGEITTLGRGGSDLTAIAMAAALKADLCQIYTDVDGVYTADPRIVPTARKLEEISYDEMLELASLGAKVMQSRSVEFAKKFGVVFEVRSSLNDNPGTIVKEETKSMEGIVVRGVSLDKNQAKVTLVGVPDRPGVAARIFKALGDAAINVDMIVQNISHGDGPPTTDLSFTVDKADLLKARKVIEALQPELGFREVLANENIGKLSIVGVGMKSHTGVAGKMFEVLAREGINIDMISTSEIKISVVIDLARAEQAMRAVHAAFIG from the coding sequence ATGGCTTTGATCGTGCAAAAGTACGGGGGGACCTCGGTCGCCAATACCGAGCGCATCAAAAACGTGGCGCGTCGGGTGGCCGAATATCATCGGCGGGGCGACCAGTTGGTGGTGGTAGTTTCGGCCATGAGCGGCGTGACCGACGGGCTGATCAAACTGGCCAAGGAAATCACGCCGCTGCCCAACGAACGGGAGCTGGACGTGCTGCTGGCGACCGGCGAGCAACAGACCATTGCCCTGACGGCCATGGCGTTGCACGCGCTGGGTGTGCCGGCGGTCTCGCTGACCGGGGCCCAGGCGGGCATTGTGACCGACGGCGTCCACACCAAGGCCCGGATCCGCAACATCACGCCCAAGGCCGTGCGCGAACTGTTGCAATCCGGCGCGGTGGTCATTGTGGCCGGTTTCCAGGGCGAGACCCCCGAGGGCGAAATCACCACGCTGGGCCGGGGTGGATCCGACCTGACCGCCATCGCCATGGCGGCGGCGCTGAAGGCGGATCTTTGCCAGATTTACACCGACGTGGACGGCGTTTACACGGCCGATCCGCGCATTGTGCCGACGGCGCGCAAGCTGGAGGAGATCTCCTACGATGAGATGCTGGAGCTGGCCAGTCTGGGCGCCAAGGTGATGCAAAGTCGCTCGGTGGAATTCGCCAAGAAATTCGGCGTGGTTTTTGAAGTTCGTTCCAGCCTGAACGACAACCCGGGAACCATCGTGAAAGAGGAAACCAAAAGCATGGAAGGGATCGTGGTGCGCGGCGTGTCGCTGGACAAGAACCAGGCCAAGGTCACGCTGGTGGGTGTGCCGGACCGGCCCGGTGTGGCCGCGCGCATCTTCAAGGCCCTGGGCGATGCCGCCATCAACGTGGACATGATCGTCCAGAACATCAGCCACGGCGACGGTCCGCCCACCACGGACCTTTCGTTCACCGTGGACAAGGCGGACCTGCTCAAGGCCCGCAAGGTCATTGAAGCACTCCAGCCCGAGCTGGGGTTCCGCGAGGTGCTGGCCAACGAGAACATTGGCAAACTCTCCATCGTGGGCGTTGGCATGAAGAGTCACACCGGCGTGGCCGGTAAAATGTTCGAGGTCCTGGCCCGCGAGGGGATCAACATCGACATGATCTCCACCAGCGAGATCAAGATCTCGGTGGTGATTGACCTGGCCAGGGCCGAGCAGGCCATGCGGGCCGTGCATGCGGCCTTCATTGGTTGA
- a CDS encoding 2-phosphosulfolactate phosphatase — translation MPAVIHALLSPAEWAVPGRAAGADTICVVFDVLRATSTVVTALAHGARGMIPVGTLEEAVAWRRRDPECLLAGERGGLRPGPDQTGGVPFDFGNSPREFTPERVRDRLIVFTTTNGSRALQACEAAQAVLAGSFLNLGATVQVVRRLEPRRVTLVCAGTGPETALEDVLAAGAFLDLWRGMDTEAAWTDAAAAAWLAWCRAAGDLSAALRYSANARRLAARAGLRDDIAWCLQRDRFEWAVWWAGPEAGLRGAPPAAAVAALDSRRRSLSSPPGLC, via the coding sequence ATGCCCGCAGTCATCCATGCCCTCCTGAGCCCGGCGGAATGGGCCGTGCCCGGTCGGGCCGCGGGTGCGGACACGATCTGCGTGGTCTTTGATGTGCTGCGGGCCACCAGCACGGTCGTTACCGCCCTGGCGCACGGGGCCCGCGGAATGATTCCGGTGGGCACGTTGGAAGAGGCCGTGGCATGGCGCCGGCGCGATCCGGAATGTTTGCTGGCCGGTGAACGGGGTGGTTTGCGGCCCGGTCCGGATCAGACCGGCGGTGTGCCGTTCGATTTTGGGAACTCTCCGCGCGAGTTCACGCCCGAACGGGTCCGGGACCGTCTCATTGTTTTCACCACCACCAACGGGAGCCGCGCGCTGCAGGCGTGTGAGGCGGCGCAAGCCGTGCTGGCCGGCTCGTTTCTGAACCTGGGCGCCACCGTGCAGGTCGTGCGGCGGCTTGAACCCCGCCGGGTCACGCTGGTTTGTGCCGGTACGGGCCCGGAGACGGCCCTGGAAGATGTGCTGGCGGCGGGGGCTTTTTTGGATCTGTGGCGGGGTATGGACACGGAGGCCGCATGGACGGACGCGGCCGCGGCGGCCTGGCTGGCGTGGTGCCGGGCTGCCGGGGATTTGTCGGCCGCTCTCCGGTACTCGGCCAATGCCCGTCGTCTGGCCGCGCGGGCGGGACTGCGGGACGACATCGCCTGGTGCCTGCAGCGCGACCGTTTTGAATGGGCGGTGTGGTGGGCCGGACCGGAGGCCGGATTGCGCGGGGCACCACCCGCCGCGGCGGTGGCGGCACTGGATTCGCGCAGGCGCAGCCTTTCATCTCCGCCCGGCCTGTGCTAG
- a CDS encoding glycosyltransferase, translated as MAEPSLLLLIPAYNEERRIEPVLRRYAEYFSRHYTGPFQIVVVLNGCRDNTRGVVERVARDHPCIRWLEFPDPIGKGGALIEGLKLAGQAEAIGYVDADGATPPEAFHALVRRLGEADCVIGSRWLPGAVLHIPQSSPRRFASRVFHAIVQLLFRMNIRDTQCGAKVMRREAIERIHAHLTIADMAFDINLLYCLKRAGYRILEVPTEWTDQIGSKVRLFRTSLTMLLSVIRIRLIYSPFYRWLRPLRPLEAWLYKKLRAPVPLPGPDPAQIQPAAPRQPTLHDSAPPGPAGRKTG; from the coding sequence GTGGCCGAGCCGAGCCTGTTGCTCCTGATTCCCGCGTACAATGAGGAGCGGCGCATCGAACCGGTGCTGCGCCGGTACGCCGAGTATTTCAGCCGCCATTACACCGGCCCGTTTCAGATCGTTGTGGTGTTGAACGGCTGCCGCGACAACACGCGCGGCGTGGTCGAGCGGGTGGCGCGGGATCATCCCTGCATCCGGTGGCTGGAGTTTCCCGATCCGATCGGCAAGGGTGGCGCCCTCATCGAAGGGCTGAAACTGGCGGGGCAGGCGGAGGCGATCGGTTACGTGGACGCTGACGGTGCCACGCCGCCGGAGGCGTTTCACGCGCTGGTTCGACGGCTCGGGGAGGCTGACTGCGTGATCGGCTCGCGCTGGTTGCCGGGGGCCGTGCTGCACATTCCCCAGAGCAGCCCCCGCCGCTTTGCCAGCCGGGTGTTTCACGCCATCGTCCAGTTGTTGTTCCGCATGAACATCCGGGACACCCAGTGCGGCGCCAAGGTCATGCGGCGGGAGGCGATCGAGAGAATCCACGCCCATCTCACCATTGCCGACATGGCCTTCGACATCAACCTGCTCTACTGCCTGAAACGGGCCGGCTACCGCATCCTCGAGGTACCGACCGAGTGGACGGACCAGATCGGCTCCAAAGTGCGCCTGTTCCGCACCTCGCTGACGATGTTGTTGTCCGTGATCCGGATCCGGTTGATCTATTCGCCGTTTTACCGGTGGTTGCGGCCGCTCCGACCCCTGGAGGCGTGGCTGTACAAGAAATTGCGCGCCCCCGTGCCGTTGCCGGGGCCCGATCCCGCGCAGATCCAGCCCGCGGCACCCCGGCAGCCCACGCTGCACGATTCCGCGCCTCCGGGACCCGCCGGCCGCAAGACGGGATGA
- a CDS encoding HAD family hydrolase, which translates to MSGSIEFAPAFEPRPEIRVVLFDLDGTLSLLRSGWAEVMADLYAGSLPALPGESYEARRQLALQDILSLNGRQTLHQMIRLTERIRERGGRPDEPESYKREFLRRLTGAVEPRKEAVRRGTVPPERWLVPGARAFLRHLRERGLVLYLASGTDAAAVEEEVRLLGLEEFFARPLFGARDESFTKAAVIEEILRRHDLRGRQLLAFGDGVVEIGDTCAVGGLAVGVAVDETNPGRGRLDEARVRALRAAGAQVVIADYSEGPALLRVLLGEVPPPGQAS; encoded by the coding sequence TTGAGCGGGTCCATCGAATTTGCTCCGGCATTCGAGCCGCGGCCGGAGATTCGGGTGGTGTTGTTCGACCTGGACGGAACGCTCTCCCTGTTACGTTCGGGCTGGGCCGAAGTCATGGCGGATCTTTACGCCGGGTCGTTACCGGCCCTGCCGGGGGAAAGTTACGAGGCCCGGCGGCAACTGGCGCTGCAGGACATCCTCAGCCTCAACGGCCGGCAAACGTTGCACCAGATGATCCGGTTGACGGAACGAATTCGCGAGCGCGGCGGGCGACCGGACGAACCGGAGTCGTACAAGCGGGAGTTCCTGCGCCGGTTGACCGGCGCGGTGGAACCGCGGAAGGAGGCGGTGCGGCGCGGGACCGTGCCGCCGGAGAGATGGCTGGTGCCGGGTGCCCGCGCGTTTCTGCGGCACCTGCGGGAGCGGGGGCTGGTTCTGTACCTGGCCAGCGGTACCGACGCCGCCGCCGTGGAGGAGGAGGTTCGGTTGCTGGGGTTGGAGGAATTTTTTGCACGGCCGTTGTTTGGGGCCCGGGACGAGTCCTTCACGAAAGCTGCAGTGATTGAAGAGATCCTGCGCCGGCACGACCTCAGGGGCCGGCAGTTGCTGGCCTTTGGCGATGGCGTGGTGGAGATTGGCGACACCTGCGCCGTGGGCGGGCTGGCGGTGGGCGTGGCCGTGGACGAGACGAATCCCGGTCGCGGCCGGTTGGACGAGGCCAGGGTCCGTGCGCTGCGAGCGGCGGGGGCGCAGGTGGTGATTGCGGACTATTCGGAAGGGCCGGCCCTCCTGCGGGTTCTGCTGGGCGAAGTACCGCCGCCCGGTCAAGCCTCGTAG
- a CDS encoding glycosyl hydrolase translates to MSARLGLRTGRSLARWGWGWLVGLLPALQLVAQDLVLEGGVPTYAGLTNVFVVVTGRCELRLTGAPQPLPGSTVSLDSPDAYLVFTSIRPSVVATTLLSRVQIARAAAVVGGNCRVVPYGDGTVIVPHGTSFRPLTLYSGPHFTGASTSLTSYVYFRGAGLGSWLGAVQSFRLKRGYAVTLAEREDGTGFSRNYVAADGDVEMGLLPPELSDRVRFVYVIPWRWTSKKGIAGDIESGLNVGWKYNWNLNRNSTADLEYVPIKQNRWWPGLNQDWRARGSVHLLGFNEPDRPDQANLSVADALAAWPELLATGLRVGSPAPSDGGRNSWLYPFLQQADAAGLRVDFVAVHYYWCYNPADPAGAANQFYNFLKATYDQVKRPIWITEWNNGANWTSCADPTFAQQQACIAAMIQMLEDTPWVERYALYNWVEDVRRVKWDDGSLTPAGVTYRDQPSRIGYLQTGFDPGTRGIAQFSMDGHVRDESGHGNHGVTTGSPVFTNGVRGRALVFDGVQTRVSLPPGIARSSGFSFAAWVYWRGGANWQRIFDFGNSTTQYMFLTPRSSAGTLRFGLRNGDTTQFVETSALPVNRWTHVAVTLSATSAQLYVNGVRVATATTSITPAQFQPRYNFLGRSQWPADPHFSGILDEVLITDYVMTADQIARLLTNQPPQFTNQVFDLGTAVGGQPFSATLAGTAWDPDPGDTLVGFRKTAGPDWVQVALNGQITGTPPSDAAGPQYVTVRVTDAAGLNAFAVGIIQVRPTQASGRWVADSDGLWSDPSRWEGGRIAAGPGQTADFSTLNITAPRTVWLDTPQIIGTLRFGDLSGAQGWTLAGTNDATLTLDSGTSESPRLYVTNFVTLAVPLAGTNGWARIGPGTLILAGDNRCTGTAYLDTGSTTASDGIVRAAHPGALTTLQRLTLRNNNSGSSMLELDGAQGSIVVPGSMLIHCRNHSGAAVRNVSGTNLLSGPIYLEVGGNRVVFESGAGLLRVLGPIQYIGSLTGGRDVVFSGSGDHWVTGSIRAATNGAPIGLIKIGTGTLTLGGTHSYTNTTQVLGGTLWVTGTLGSGPVTVGAGAVLGGTGTIPGPVRIQSGGTCAPGVDGAGRLTVRDVDFQPGSVLRIGLDPLQATQAVLRVLGSVTGTAALTITNLSGQPGAFQPGQVFTWLEAVNPSVQWSAISLPPLPPGLGWNTNLLSQGGLEVVRVPVGERPRLNFGWEPSAGQGRLTWPDPYRGWLLETNATDVTDPAGWFVVPGSAFTNAWPWPAGPGPVFYRLRAP, encoded by the coding sequence ATGTCTGCCAGGTTGGGTTTACGCACAGGGAGGTCGTTGGCCCGGTGGGGATGGGGTTGGCTGGTGGGTTTGCTGCCGGCCCTGCAACTGGTGGCGCAGGATCTGGTGCTCGAGGGCGGGGTGCCCACCTATGCCGGCCTGACCAACGTGTTTGTGGTGGTCACCGGCCGTTGCGAACTGCGGTTGACGGGTGCACCCCAACCGTTGCCCGGCAGCACCGTGAGCCTCGATTCGCCGGATGCTTACCTGGTGTTCACCTCGATTCGCCCGTCGGTGGTGGCCACCACGCTGCTGAGCCGGGTGCAGATCGCCCGGGCGGCAGCCGTTGTGGGCGGTAATTGCCGGGTCGTACCCTACGGGGACGGCACGGTGATTGTCCCGCACGGAACTTCATTCCGCCCGTTGACGCTGTACTCCGGACCGCATTTCACGGGCGCGTCCACGTCGCTGACGTCCTACGTCTATTTCCGGGGAGCCGGGCTGGGATCGTGGTTGGGGGCGGTGCAATCGTTCCGGTTGAAACGCGGTTACGCGGTGACCCTGGCGGAACGCGAGGACGGCACCGGCTTCAGCCGCAACTACGTGGCCGCCGACGGCGACGTGGAAATGGGGTTGCTTCCGCCCGAGCTCAGCGATCGGGTCCGCTTCGTGTATGTGATCCCCTGGAGATGGACGTCCAAAAAGGGAATCGCCGGGGACATTGAATCGGGGCTGAACGTGGGCTGGAAATACAACTGGAACCTGAACCGGAACTCGACGGCGGACCTGGAGTATGTGCCGATCAAGCAGAACCGGTGGTGGCCGGGATTGAACCAGGACTGGCGCGCCCGCGGCTCGGTGCATCTGCTGGGGTTCAACGAGCCCGACCGACCGGACCAGGCCAACCTGAGCGTGGCCGATGCGCTGGCCGCGTGGCCGGAACTGCTGGCCACGGGTCTCCGGGTGGGTTCGCCTGCCCCTTCGGATGGAGGCCGCAACAGCTGGCTGTATCCGTTCCTCCAGCAGGCGGATGCAGCCGGGCTGCGCGTGGACTTCGTCGCAGTCCACTATTACTGGTGCTACAACCCGGCCGACCCCGCGGGAGCCGCCAACCAATTCTACAACTTCCTCAAGGCCACCTACGACCAGGTGAAACGGCCGATCTGGATCACCGAATGGAACAACGGCGCCAACTGGACGAGTTGTGCCGACCCCACCTTTGCCCAGCAACAGGCCTGCATCGCCGCCATGATCCAAATGTTGGAAGACACGCCCTGGGTGGAACGGTACGCCCTCTACAATTGGGTGGAGGACGTCCGGCGTGTGAAATGGGACGACGGCAGCCTCACACCGGCCGGAGTCACCTACCGCGACCAACCCTCCCGCATCGGATATCTGCAAACCGGGTTTGATCCCGGCACGCGCGGCATCGCCCAGTTCTCCATGGACGGTCATGTGCGGGATGAATCCGGCCACGGCAACCACGGCGTGACCACCGGCAGCCCGGTCTTCACCAACGGCGTGCGCGGACGGGCGCTGGTCTTCGACGGGGTGCAAACCCGCGTCAGCCTCCCGCCGGGCATTGCACGGTCCAGCGGCTTCAGCTTCGCTGCCTGGGTGTACTGGCGCGGCGGTGCCAACTGGCAGCGGATCTTCGACTTCGGCAACAGCACCACGCAGTACATGTTCCTGACACCCCGCAGCAGCGCCGGCACCCTGCGCTTCGGCCTGCGCAACGGCGACACGACACAATTCGTCGAAACCTCCGCCCTGCCCGTCAACCGGTGGACGCATGTGGCCGTCACTCTCAGCGCCACCAGCGCCCAGCTCTACGTCAACGGGGTCCGGGTCGCCACCGCCACCACCTCCATCACGCCGGCCCAGTTCCAGCCGCGGTACAACTTCCTGGGCCGGAGCCAATGGCCGGCCGACCCGCACTTCTCCGGCATCCTGGATGAGGTGTTGATCACCGACTACGTCATGACCGCCGACCAGATCGCACGCCTCCTGACCAATCAACCGCCGCAGTTCACCAACCAGGTCTTCGACCTCGGAACCGCCGTGGGGGGCCAACCCTTCTCCGCCACGCTGGCCGGAACCGCTTGGGACCCGGATCCCGGCGACACCCTGGTGGGCTTCCGCAAAACCGCCGGCCCGGACTGGGTCCAGGTCGCCCTGAACGGCCAGATCACGGGCACCCCGCCGAGCGATGCCGCAGGCCCCCAGTACGTGACCGTCCGCGTCACAGATGCCGCCGGACTCAATGCGTTCGCCGTGGGGATCATCCAGGTCCGCCCCACCCAGGCCAGCGGCCGTTGGGTGGCTGATTCGGACGGCCTGTGGAGCGACCCCTCGCGGTGGGAGGGCGGCCGGATCGCGGCCGGTCCGGGCCAGACCGCCGATTTCTCCACCCTCAACATCACCGCCCCGCGCACGGTGTGGCTCGATACCCCTCAAATCATCGGCACCTTGCGGTTCGGCGACCTCAGCGGTGCCCAGGGCTGGACCCTGGCGGGCACGAACGATGCCACTCTCACCCTGGACTCGGGCACCAGTGAATCGCCTCGACTCTATGTCACCAACTTCGTCACCCTGGCCGTCCCGCTGGCCGGTACCAACGGCTGGGCCAGGATCGGCCCCGGAACCCTCATTCTGGCCGGTGACAACCGCTGCACCGGCACGGCCTACCTCGACACCGGCAGCACAACAGCGTCCGACGGCATCGTTCGGGCCGCCCATCCGGGGGCGCTGACCACGCTGCAACGTCTGACCCTGCGGAACAACAACAGCGGTAGTTCCATGCTTGAATTGGACGGTGCCCAGGGATCCATCGTGGTGCCCGGATCCATGCTGATCCATTGCCGGAACCATTCGGGTGCCGCCGTCCGAAATGTCTCCGGCACCAACCTTCTGAGCGGTCCGATCTACCTCGAGGTCGGCGGCAACCGGGTGGTGTTCGAATCCGGGGCCGGCCTGCTGCGCGTGCTGGGTCCGATCCAATACATCGGCAGCCTGACCGGTGGCCGGGACGTGGTGTTTTCCGGTTCGGGAGATCACTGGGTCACCGGCTCGATCCGTGCCGCCACCAACGGCGCGCCCATCGGCCTGATCAAGATCGGTACCGGCACACTCACGCTGGGCGGCACGCACTCCTACACCAACACCACCCAGGTCCTGGGCGGTACACTGTGGGTCACGGGCACCCTGGGGTCGGGCCCGGTCACCGTGGGTGCCGGCGCGGTCCTGGGCGGGACCGGCACGATTCCGGGCCCCGTGCGCATTCAATCCGGGGGTACTTGCGCCCCGGGTGTGGATGGGGCGGGTCGACTGACCGTGCGGGACGTGGATTTCCAACCCGGCAGCGTTCTGAGGATCGGGCTCGATCCCCTGCAAGCCACGCAGGCCGTGCTGCGTGTCCTCGGCAGTGTCACGGGCACGGCCGCCCTGACGATAACGAACCTGTCCGGACAGCCCGGTGCATTCCAGCCGGGGCAGGTCTTCACCTGGCTTGAAGCGGTCAACCCCTCGGTGCAGTGGTCCGCGATCAGCCTGCCGCCCCTGCCCCCGGGGCTGGGCTGGAACACGAATCTGCTGTCGCAAGGGGGCCTGGAGGTGGTGCGGGTCCCGGTCGGCGAACGTCCCCGACTGAACTTTGGGTGGGAACCGTCGGCCGGGCAGGGGCGGCTGACCTGGCCCGACCCGTATCGGGGATGGTTGCTGGAGACCAACGCGACCGATGTGACCGATCCGGCGGGTTGGTTTGTCGTGCCCGGGTCGGCTTTCACCAATGCCTGGCCCTGGCCGGCCGGGCCCGGTCCGGTGTTCTATCGGTTGCGCGCCCCTTGA
- the pheS gene encoding phenylalanine--tRNA ligase subunit alpha → MAWWNDLEPLKQEALAAFAAAGDLTALDQARAAWLGSHGRFTALMKHLGSLPKEERPAAGKAMNAVKAELEAALAARRRELELEAARPKVPYDFTLPGRRRRVGRLHPLTQVIEDIVRSFRRLGFAVADGPELEDEYHCFDALNTPADHPARDTQDTFYLPDPAGPRGRWLLRTHTSSVQIRVMESQPPPVRIIVPGRVYRRDNADATHNPTFHQIEGLYVDRGVTVGDLKGTVEHVFRELMGRDVRIRFRPHYFSYTEPSYEIDFSNALTRKMGREWLEIAGCGMVNPVVFETVGYDPEVWTGWAFGFGIERIAMLRYGIPDIRLFYENDLRFLHQF, encoded by the coding sequence ATGGCATGGTGGAATGATTTGGAACCGTTGAAGCAGGAGGCCCTGGCCGCGTTTGCGGCCGCGGGTGATCTGACGGCGCTGGATCAGGCCAGGGCGGCCTGGCTGGGCTCGCACGGTCGGTTCACGGCCCTGATGAAGCACCTCGGCAGCCTGCCGAAGGAGGAACGACCCGCCGCCGGCAAGGCCATGAACGCGGTCAAGGCGGAGTTGGAGGCGGCCCTGGCGGCGCGACGTCGGGAACTGGAACTGGAGGCGGCCCGGCCCAAGGTGCCGTATGACTTCACGTTGCCGGGCCGGCGACGTCGGGTGGGTCGGTTGCATCCGTTGACCCAGGTCATCGAGGACATTGTGCGAAGTTTCCGGCGGCTGGGGTTTGCGGTGGCAGACGGGCCGGAGCTGGAAGATGAGTACCACTGCTTCGATGCACTCAACACGCCGGCGGATCATCCGGCGCGGGACACGCAGGATACGTTTTACCTGCCGGACCCGGCCGGGCCGCGGGGCCGATGGCTGCTGCGCACGCACACCTCCAGCGTTCAGATCCGCGTGATGGAAAGCCAACCGCCGCCGGTGCGGATCATTGTGCCGGGCCGGGTGTACCGGCGGGACAATGCCGACGCGACGCACAATCCCACCTTCCACCAGATCGAGGGCTTGTACGTGGACCGCGGGGTGACCGTGGGGGATCTGAAGGGCACGGTGGAGCATGTGTTTCGCGAGTTGATGGGGCGGGACGTGCGGATCCGGTTTCGACCCCACTACTTCAGCTACACGGAGCCGAGCTACGAAATTGATTTCAGCAACGCGCTGACGCGGAAGATGGGACGCGAATGGCTCGAGATCGCCGGATGCGGGATGGTGAACCCGGTGGTGTTTGAGACGGTGGGCTACGATCCGGAGGTGTGGACCGGCTGGGCGTTCGGGTTCGGAATCGAACGGATCGCCATGTTGCGGTACGGGATCCCGGACATCCGGCTGTTTTACGAGAACGACCTGCGGTTCCTGCATCAGTTCTGA
- a CDS encoding acylphosphatase gives MAETGRFRMTVLYSGHVQGVGFRYTTSQVARGFDVTGTVRNLPDGRVELIAEGTREELEAFREAIRSSMGGFIRGEEVSWSEAVGGMQGFRIVG, from the coding sequence ATGGCAGAAACCGGCCGATTCCGAATGACGGTTTTGTATTCGGGCCACGTGCAGGGTGTGGGCTTCCGATACACCACCAGTCAGGTGGCGCGAGGGTTTGACGTCACCGGGACGGTGCGGAACCTGCCGGACGGGCGCGTTGAGTTGATTGCGGAAGGGACACGTGAGGAGCTGGAAGCGTTTCGGGAGGCCATCCGGAGTTCCATGGGCGGGTTTATCCGGGGCGAGGAGGTCAGTTGGTCCGAAGCAGTGGGTGGCATGCAAGGGTTTCGAATTGTAGGTTAG
- a CDS encoding metallophosphoesterase family protein encodes MKFAILADIHGNLEALQAVLEDARKQGCTHYACIGDVVGYGANPKECLDIIRSMGMPCVKGNHDEYCSIEEDAEGFNPLAAEAVMWTRQQLSEEDRQWLRDLRYVRMVTNFTIVHATLDAPQRWGYVFDKLAAAASFPYQNTPVCFFGHTHVPVAFVRDSVVRGGTYSKFKIEPGKKYFINVGAVGQPRDGNPKAAYVVYDVDEGTVELRRLDYDIATAQKKIRAAGLPERLAERLAYGR; translated from the coding sequence ATGAAGTTTGCGATCCTGGCGGACATTCACGGCAACCTCGAGGCGCTGCAGGCAGTGCTTGAGGATGCCCGGAAACAGGGGTGCACGCATTACGCGTGCATCGGGGACGTGGTGGGCTACGGCGCCAATCCTAAGGAATGCCTGGACATCATCCGGTCCATGGGAATGCCGTGCGTGAAAGGCAACCACGACGAGTACTGCTCGATTGAGGAGGATGCCGAGGGTTTTAATCCCCTGGCGGCCGAGGCGGTGATGTGGACCCGCCAGCAACTGAGCGAGGAGGATCGGCAGTGGTTGCGGGACCTGCGGTATGTCCGCATGGTGACCAATTTCACGATTGTCCACGCCACGCTGGATGCGCCGCAGCGTTGGGGGTACGTGTTTGACAAGCTGGCTGCGGCGGCCAGTTTCCCCTACCAAAACACGCCGGTATGCTTTTTCGGGCACACGCACGTGCCGGTGGCCTTTGTGCGGGACAGCGTGGTGCGCGGCGGCACCTATTCGAAGTTCAAGATCGAGCCGGGCAAGAAGTACTTCATCAACGTGGGCGCCGTGGGGCAGCCGCGGGACGGCAATCCGAAGGCCGCCTACGTGGTGTACGACGTGGACGAGGGCACGGTGGAGCTGCGGCGGTTGGACTACGACATTGCCACGGCGCAGAAAAAGATCCGCGCCGCCGGCCTGCCCGAGCGGCTGGCGGAGCGGCTGGCTTACGGTCGGTAA
- a CDS encoding ELM1/GtrOC1 family putative glycosyltransferase, translating to MQSFVAASAGPVGRRLHRIRVLSDGRPGHENQSLGLAEALARRTGASVDCQRLPDVGGPPLRWWAAVRHGGPAPDLILGAGHKTHLALWLAARRFGARSVVIMKPTWPTFLFDLCLVPRHDLEGGRAGPRVVPTWGALSRIPEELPPKEPRGLILLGGPSRSHEWAGDTLIPWLHEVVAARPELHWAAADSHRTPAGFLTAVVRAGVPVTPLPRERTSSRQLLEQLLVAEEVWVTSDSVSMAFEAVTAGARVGLFPMPVRDAGGGPVRALETLVEGRYATLFPAWRLQGRRLPPPRRLHETARCAALILERFFPGHAP from the coding sequence ATGCAATCGTTCGTGGCTGCCAGCGCCGGACCGGTGGGGCGGCGGCTGCACCGGATCCGGGTGCTATCCGACGGGCGTCCGGGGCATGAGAACCAGAGTTTGGGGTTGGCGGAGGCTCTGGCGCGGCGCACGGGTGCCTCGGTGGACTGTCAACGGCTACCCGACGTTGGCGGGCCGCCTTTGCGGTGGTGGGCGGCCGTGCGCCACGGCGGCCCGGCGCCGGACCTGATCCTCGGGGCCGGTCACAAGACCCACCTGGCCTTGTGGTTGGCGGCGCGCCGTTTTGGTGCGCGCTCGGTGGTCATCATGAAACCCACCTGGCCCACGTTCCTCTTCGACCTTTGCCTGGTGCCACGCCATGACCTGGAAGGCGGCCGCGCCGGTCCCCGGGTCGTTCCCACCTGGGGGGCCCTGAGCCGCATTCCCGAAGAACTCCCCCCCAAGGAACCGCGCGGGTTGATTCTGTTGGGCGGCCCCTCCCGCAGCCACGAGTGGGCCGGGGACACGTTGATCCCGTGGTTGCACGAGGTGGTTGCGGCCCGACCGGAGTTGCATTGGGCGGCGGCCGATTCGCATCGGACTCCGGCGGGATTCCTGACCGCGGTGGTGCGTGCGGGTGTGCCGGTGACACCCTTGCCGCGGGAACGCACCTCGAGCCGGCAGTTGTTGGAACAACTGTTGGTGGCCGAGGAGGTATGGGTGACCAGCGACAGCGTCTCGATGGCCTTTGAGGCGGTGACGGCCGGTGCGCGGGTGGGGTTGTTTCCCATGCCCGTGCGGGATGCCGGCGGCGGGCCGGTGCGCGCCCTGGAAACCTTGGTGGAGGGCCGGTACGCGACCTTGTTTCCGGCGTGGCGATTGCAGGGGCGCCGTCTGCCGCCGCCGCGGCGACTGCACGAGACGGCCCGTTGCGCCGCGCTGATCCTGGAACGGTTTTTCCCGGGACACGCGCCATGA